The Gemmatimonadaceae bacterium genome contains the following window.
GGCGCGGCGCATCGGGATCCGAGCCGTCCGCTGCTCTGGATGCACGCGCCTTCGGTGGGCGAGGGCTTGCAGGCCCGTCCCGTGCTCGAGCTCGCGCGGGCTCGCCGCCCGGACGCGCAGATCGCGTACACGTTTTTTTCGCCGAGCGCGGCGGCCTTTGCGCGATCACTGGACGTCGACTTCACCGACTACCTCCCGTTCGACACGCCGGGCGACGCTCGAGCAGCTCTCGACGCGCTGCAACCGACGGCGTTGGTTTTCTCCAAGCTCGACGTTTGGCCCATGATCACGCGCGAGGCGCGCGAGCGTGGCGTACACCTGGGCCTCGTGAGCGCGACGCTCGCGCGCGAATCGTCGCGGCGATCGCTCGGCGCCAACGCGCTGTTGCACGACGCGTACGCGGCACTGGACGTCGTAGGGGCGATCGACGAGGCGGACGCGGATCGGCTGGTGCAGCTCGGCGTTCGGCCGCAGACGATCACCGTCACGGGCGATACGCGCTACGATCAGGTTTGGGCGCGCGCCCAATCGGTCGATCGCGACTCAACGCTGCTCCGCCGCCTGCGCGGCGGCGGCGCGATCATCGTCGCAGGGTCGACTTGGCCTTCGGACGAGGCCGTGTTGCTTCCCGCGTACGAGGCCGTTCGGCGCTCGAACGGCGACACGCGTCTCGTCATCGCGGCCCACGAGCCGACGGAGAAGCACGTCGCCGAGCTCCTGGCCTGGGCCGAGCGCAGCTCGCTGCGCGCGGATCGCCTCGGCGACGCGACGAGCGACACGGACGTCGTGATCGTCGACCGCGTCGGCGTGCTCGGCGATCTCTATGCGCTCGCCGACGTGGCGTTCGTCGGAGGTGGATTCCACGCGGCGGGGCTGCACTCCGTCCTCGAGCCGGCCGCGTTCGGGGCGCCCGTTCTCTACGGTCCGCGCTTTCAGAACAGCCGCGACGCCGCTCTGCTCGCCCAGCGCCACGGCGGCGCGCCGGTCGCCGACGCCGCCGAAGCCGAGCGTCGCTTGCGATTCTGGATCACCGATCCCGTGGCTCGCCGCGAGGCCGGCGACTTCGCCCGCGCCCTCGTCCGGAGCGGCGTCGGCGCGGCGGAGAGATCGTTCGCGTTAGTGGAGCGTCTCTTACGGTAGAGTTTCGCGCCCATTCGGGCCACTGTCGGCACCGGGGACAATTGAACAACGATACGCGGAACTACGCCACTGACGCCTTCTCCGTCACCACGCGGACGATGTTGTCGACGACCTGAAGAAAGCCGCCGTCGACGTTGAAGCGCGGGCCGCTGTCGCCGCCGAGGCGGAGCAGGCCTTTGCCGAGCAGCGCCATCATCGGCGCGTGGCCGGTGAGGATGCCGACCTCGCCGTCGAACGCGGGGGCGACGACGGAGTCCGTCGTCCCCTCATAGAGTACCGCTTCCGGCGAGATCACCGAGACGTTCAACATCGTCGTTGCCTCAGGCCTGCAGCTTCTTCGCGTTCTCGACGACGTCGTCGATGGCGCCAGCCATGAAGAACGCCTGTTCCGGCAGGTTATCGAACTCGCCCGCGACGACGCGCTCGAACGACGAGACGGTCTCCTCGAGCTTGACGTACTTGCCCTTGATGCCGGTGAACTGCTCGGCGACGGCGAACGGCTGCGACATGAAGCGCTGGATGCGCCGCGCGCGGCCGACGATGCGCTTGTCCTCTTCGGACAGCTCGTCCATGCCGAGGATCGCGATGATGTCCTGGAGCTCCTTGTAGCGCTGTAGAATGCGCTGCACGTCGGTCGCGACCTTGTAGTGCCGGTCGCCGATAAACTGCGCGTCGAGAATTCGCGACGACGAGGCGAGCGGGTCGACGGCGGGGTAGATCCCCAGCTCCGTGATCGCGCGAGAGAGCACGACGGTCGCGTCGAGGTGCGCGAACGCGGTGGCCGGCGCCGGGTCGGTGATGTCGTCGGCCGGAACGTAGATCGCTTGCACCGACGTGATCGATCCGTTGCGCGTCGAGGTGATGCGCTCCTGCAGGTCGCCCATCTCGGTCGCGAGCGTCGGCTGATAGCCGACGGCGCTCGGCATACGGCCCAGCAGCGCGGACACTTCAGAGCCCGCTTGCGTGAACCGGAAGATGTTGTCGATGAACACGAGTACGTCCGCGTTCTCTTGATCGCGGAAGTACTCGGCCACCGTGAGACCGGCGAGGCCGACGCGGAGTCGCGCGCCCGGCGGCTCGTTCATCTGGCCGTAGATGAGCGCGACCTGGTTGAGAATCCCGGCTTCCTTGAACTCGAGGTACAGGTCGTTCCCTTCGCGCGTACGCTCGCCCACGCCGCAGAACACCGAGCGACCGCCGTGACCCTTGGCCACGTTGTTGATCAGCTCCTGGATGACGACGGTCTTGCCGACGCCGGCGCCGCCGAAGAGTCCGATCTTACCGCCTTTCACGAACGGGGCGATCAGGTCGATGACCTTGATGCCCGTCTCGAAGACTTCGGTCTTGGGCTCGAGGTTCACGAAGTCCGGACGCTTGCGATGAATCGGCCAGCGCTCGACGTCCTTCGGAATCGCGGGGCCGTTGTCCACCGGCTCACCGAGCACGTTCAAGATCCGTCCGAGCGCCGCCTTGCCGACCGGCACCGAGATCGGACCGCCCGTGTCGACGACCTCCATGCCGCGCACGATCGAGTCGGTCGACGACATGGCGACGGCGCGCACCTGATTGCGGCCGATGTGCTGCTGCACTTCGGAGACGACGTGGATGTCGCCGCCGTCCGGCGCCTTGCCCGTGATGTCGAGGGCGTTGTACAGCTCGGGCAGGTGCTCGGCTTCGAACTCGACGTCGAGCACGGGGCCGATGACCTGGACGACTTTGCCGATGTTATGGATTGCGGTGGCGGTGGCCATGGTAGGACTCTATGCGGTGTTTACTTCTGGTGTTCTTGTGGATTGATCGCGTTGGTACAAATCGATTGCTACTTTCGACTTCCGGTCTCTGATCACCGGTCTCCGGCAACTATTGCCTCTCAGCCGTTCCGGTGACCGGAGACCTGTGACCGGCGACCTTTCAGACATCAGTCTCAAGTACAGCAGCCATTAACCCTGCAAGGCGGCCGCGCCGCCGACGATCTCCGCGATTTCCTGCGTGATGTTGGCCTGTCGCGCGCGGTTGTACGTGCGGCCAAGGATCTTGAGCATGTCGGTGGCGTTGTCCGTCGCGTTCTTCATCGCGGTGCGTTGGGCGGCATAGAACGCGGCGGTCATTTCGACCAGCGCGCGATACACCGCGTTGCGCACATACAGCGGGAGCAGCTCGCCGAGAATTGCGTTCGCGTCCGGGGCGAGGATGTAGTCGCGGCGCTTGGCGTCGCTCGCCGGCGGAGTCACCGGAAGCACCTGAACGGTCGCGGGCGGCGCGGATAGGACGGACTTGAAGTTCGGATAGATCACGTACACGCCGTCGATCTCGCCGCGCGAGAACGCGGTCGTGAGATCGTTGACCAGCTCGGCGGCCTCCGCCGCCGTGGGGCGATCGCCGATGTCCGTCCGGCTCGCCGCGACCTTGCGTCCGACGTAGCGGAAGTAGCCGAGCCCTTTCCGGCCGACGACGTGAACGTCGACCTCGACGCCATCGCGCTCGAGCCGAGCGATGGTCGCGCGCGCCTCTTTGATGAGGTTCGCGTTGAACGCGCCGGCCAGGCCGCGGTTCGCGGTCATGAGCATGACCGCGGCGCGTTTCATCTTGGCCGGCTGCCGCAACAACGGGAACTGATCGGCGAGATCCGGCGAGTACAGGCTGCCGATCACGTCGCGCAGCGCCTGAGCGTACGGGCGCGCGGCGGCGACACGGTCCTGCGTTCGCTTGAGCTTCGACGTCGCCACCATCTCGAGCGTGCGCGTGATCTTACGCGTGTTCTCGACGGACTTGATGCGACCTTTGAGCTCGCGACCCTTAGCCATGGACCCTCTCGGCTGAGTATGTCGTGGCGAATGTCTTCACTACAGATTCGCTTTTGTGATGCCCGCCGGCTTCGTCGTCACGGCCGTCTTCTTGTACGCCTCGATGCCGCGGCGAAGGTCGGCCTCGATTTCCTTGGTGAGCGTCTTCCCGGTGCGGATTCCCTCGCCGACCTGCGGAAAGTTCGCCGCCATGTACGCGTGGAAGCCCTTCTCCCACTCGCGGACGCCGGCGACCGGCACGTCGTCGATGAAGCCGTTGGTGACCGCGAAGATGATCATCACCTGCTGCTCGACGGGCATCGGCTGATACTGGCCCTGCTTGAGCACTTCGACCGTACGGGCGCCGCGATCCAGCTGGCGGCGGGTCGCGGCGTCGAGATCCGAGGCGAACGCGGCGAACGCTTCGAGCTCGCGGAATTGCGCGAGGTCGAGGCGGAGACGGCCGGCGACCGACTTCATCGCTTTGATCTGCGCCGAACCGCCGACGCGAGACACCGAGATGCCGGCGTTGATCGCGGGACGGACGCCCGCGAAGAACAGGTCGGACTCGAGAAAGATTTGCCCGTCGGTGATCGAGATGACGTTCGTGGGGATGTAGGCCGAGACGTCGCCGGCCTGCGTTTCGATCACGGGCAACGCGGTGAGCGAGCCGCCCGGCTTCAGGATGAATTTGCCGTCGACGACTGACGGGTCCTCGCTGATCTTCGCCGCGCGCTCGAGGAGACGCGAGTGGAGATAGAAGACGTCTCCCGGGAACGCTTCACGTCCCGGCGGACGACGCAACACGAGCGAAAGCTGACGGTACGCGGCGGCCTGCTTGGACAGGTCGTCGTAGACGCACAGCGTCGGCTTGCCTTCGTGATACATGAAATACTCGGCCATCGCGCAGCCCGAGTAGGGCGCGATGTACTGCATCGGCGCGGGATCGGACGCGGACGCGACGACGACGATCGTGTACTCCATCGCGCCGGCTTGCTTGAGCCGTTCGACGACGGAGGCGACGGTCGACGCCTTCTGGCCGATCGCGACGTAGACGCAGATGACACCTTGGCCTTTCTGATTGATGATCGTGTCGATGGCGACGGCGGTCTTGCCGATGGCGCGGTCGCCGATGATCAGCTCGCGCTGTCCGCGGCCGATCGGAATCATCGAGTCGATGGCCTTGAGCCCCGTCTGCAGCGGCTCCTTCACGGGCTGCCGCACGATGATGCCGGGCGCCGGCGATTCGACCTTGCGGCTCGTCGTCGCGCGGATGTCGCCAAGACCGTCGAGCGGAGTGCCGAGCGCATCGACGACTCGTCCCACGAGGGCCGGACCGACGGGCACCTCGAGCACGCGCGACGTGCGACGAACTTCGTCGCCTTCCTTGAGCTGCAGATAGTCGCCGAGGACGACGGCGCCGATGTTGTCTTCTTCGAGGTTCAGCGCGAGCGCGGTGACGTGATTGCCGGTCTCGGAGGACGTGATGTCGAGCATCTCACCCGCCATGGCTTTCTGCAAACCATAGATGCGCGCGATCCCGTCCTTGACCTCGAGGAGCGTCCCGACCTCTTCGACATCGAGTTCATGAAGGTCGGCGGCTTCGATTTGTCGAAGCAGGATGTCTTTGATTTCGCCAGGTCGGAGCGTCGTGTCGGTTGCCATACGGAGAGATGGTAATCGAGGGGCGTTGGGTGGTGGCCTGGTGGCTTGTGAAAAATATCACAAGCGACCACTTCGAGCAAGCACAAGTTGTTAGAGCACGGGAACGGTCGCCCAGTAATCCCTGTTCCCCCATGCATTGGCCAATCGCCGCCCGCGAGACGCCTCGGCGCTTACACGATGCGATCCGCGGCAAAATGGTGACGCAAGTTCGACGGCGAAACGACAGAATGGTCGCCGTCAAACCCGAGACCCTTATGGCTGGCACCGTTCGCGACCTCAAAGTCTGGCAGGAAGCAGTGGCGCTGGCCGCCGAGACGGTGCGGTCGGCGCGGCAGTCGGCGCGGCGAGAGACCAAAGTGCTCACCGACCACATCATGATCTCCGCACTCGCCGCGGCCGGCGCGATCGCCGACGGCTACGGCCGCTACACCGCGCCGGAGCAACGGCAGTTGTACCGCTCGGCGAAACGTGAATTGCTGCGGCTCGAGACTCAGCTCGCGATCGCCCGACAGGCTGACCTCATGTCGGCTCACACGCACGCCGACCTGTCGGCCAGAATTCAAGGAGTGAACCGACTGCTCGGCGGCTACCTGGTGTATTTGGAGCGGCAGTTGGAGGCAGCCAACCAAGGGAAAGAGGCGAAGGTCGAGCAGTGAGGCCAAGCCCCGGTCTCCGAGTCTCCGAGTCTCCGCGCATGTGGCGCTTCTTCGCGGTCCCATGACCGGTGGACCGTCCCGCTAGCCTCTACTCCTCCCATGCCCTTTTACAAACCGATCCACCAGGTCGACCGTGCGCAGACGCGTCAGCGAAGCCGCGCGCGTTCCGACGACCCTCGACGCGGTGCTCGCCAGATGAGACGACGAGGCGAATCCGAGGATGTTTGCCACGTCTCGGAGATCGTACCCCGGGTTCTTCGCCAACTCCGCCGCGGCGATGATGCGCACCAGGTCGATGATGCGCTTGAGGTTCGGACCTCCGCCCGCGGCGAACGAGCGCGACAAATGCTCGCGTGTCACTTGGAGAACCTTGGCCAGCGACGAGGTTCGCACGGGACGACCGGCGTGCGACACGACGAACCGCCACGCGGTCGATTGAAGGGGCGACTCGAGAGCGAGCGGACGCGGCGGACGGTCGAGGGCGCGAGCGAAACGCGACGAGAAGGCGAGCGGCTGCACGACTTCTCTCGCCGCGGATTCGTCCACTCCGTCGACGAGGACGTCGGCGAATTCGTACGCGGCGCACTGCGCCAACGCCGGACCGTCGGCCGTTCGCAGCGCGGCGAGTCCGAAAAAGGGGATGCTCGGGTATTCGCGCGCGAGCGATGCGACGCGCCACGTGTCCTCGTGCGCGCTGCCGATGTCCACGACCGCGGCGTCCACCAACTCGGACTTGAACGCCATCTGAAAATCCACGACGGAGCGGGTGACGAGAACTCGCGCCCGCCGCCGCGGGAAGGCCGTCTTCATGAGCGCGCGTGTGCGCTCGCGTTGAGCGTAGAGAACGATTGCCGGCGGCGGCAGCACACTCACCGCCGAGTAGTCGACGTGGATCGGCGAAGGCGTCACTCGATCAATTCCGGCGCTCGACGCCCGACCGTCTATCGGCCGGCGTCTCCGCCGCGACCGCCTGGACGAAACGCTCCGTGGTCGCATGATCGGGGCCTTCGTCGCTGTCTAGGTTCGGCTTTCCGTCGATGAATTGGCGAACGATCGGATCCGTGGTGTCGCGGATCTCGTTCACCGATCCCACCTGACGAACCTTTCCGTCGTACAACATCGCGATGCGGGTGCCCACGGTGTAGGCGCTCCGCATGTCGTGTGTGATGACGATGCCGGTGACCCCGAGCTTCTCGCGCATCCGGATCATCAGCTGATCGATCACCGCGCTGGTCACCGGATCGAGACCCGTCGTGGGCTCGTCATATAGGATGTACTTGGGGCGAAGCGCGATTGCGCGGGCGATGCCGACCCGCTTCCGCATGCCGCCAGAAAGCTCCGCCGGATATCGGTCGACGACGGCCGGAAGGTCGACGAGCTCCAACGCCTCCATGACGCGCTGGTGAATCTCGTTCTCCGAAAGCTCCTGCTGCTTGCGAAGTCCCATCGCGACATTGTCGCCGACGGTGAACGAATCGAACAGCGCCGCGAACTGAAAGACGTATCCGATTCGCGCACGGAGCGCGTACAAATCGCGGCGGCTGAGGCGAGGCACCTCGAGGTCGTCCACGAACACCTGCCCCGAATCGGGCTCGAGCAGCCCGACGATGTGCTTGATCGCGACCGACTTGCCCGTGCCCGAATAGCCGATGATCACCATCGTCTCACCCTCGTTGATGTCGAGAGTGAAGCCCTGCAGCACGCGCTTCGGGCCGAACGATTTGTAGACGTCGACGAGACGGATCATCGAGTGGGGAGAGTCACATTGACGCGAGGGCAGAAATGTGATCGAGACCGGGCTTCGAGGCTAGACGCTAAAGGCGCAACGACGGGAACGTCGCAGCTGACGAGGGCGCCACTTCCGAGAGGCGCGACTCCCAGACTGCGCTAACTCCCAAACGACGCGAAGGGCGCGACTGCCAAAGGGCGCCTGAGGAAATGGCGCTCTGAGGACGTCAGCGCTCTGAGGACGTCAGCGCTCTGAGGACGGCAGCGCCGTAAGGACGTCAGCGCTCTAAGGACGGCAGCGCCGTAAGGACGTCCGCGCTCTGAGGACGTCAGCGCTCTAAGGACGTCAGCGCTCTACGGACGTCAGCGCCGTAAGGACGTCAGCGCCGTAAGGACGTCAGCGCCGTAAAGCAGAAGGGCCGGCTTTCGGCCGGCCCTTCCGAGTTCCGCTGTTACGCTGCGAAGCTGCCGAGTGCTCGGCCGACGTCGCCTTCGCGCAAGCGCTTGAGCGCGCGGTCTCGAAGCTGACGGACGCGCTCGCGAGTGACGCCGAGCATGGAGCCGATTTCTTCGAGCGTGTGCTCGCGTCCGCCCTCGAGCCCGAAGTACAGGCGGAGGACCTTCGCGTCGCGCGGCGGAAGCGTGCTGAGGGCCTGCTCGATCTCGTCGGTGAGGAAGCGGTTCATTGCTTCCTCCTCGGTGTCCGGCATCTCGTCGGCGACGAAGCGCTCGATGAGGGACCGGTCGCCTTCGGGATCCATCGGCGCGTCGAGGCGGACGTCGCTCGTATTGAGCGCCGCCAGCGACTGCACGACGTCCACCGACAGCCCGGTGAGCTGCGACAGCTCCTCGGGGCTCGGCTCGCGGTTCAGCTTCTGCCGGAGGATTTCCGACGCCTTGATGATTCTCGAAAGGTCTGCGGTGCGGTTGAGCGGCACGCGGACCGTGCGTCCCTGGCGAGCCAGGGCCGACAGAATCGCCTGACGGATCCACCACACGGCGTAGGAGATGAACTTGACCCCCTGGTCGGGGTCGAACTTTCGGGCGGCCGTGAGCAGCCCGACGTTCCCTTCACCGATCAGGTCGATGAGGGGCAGTCCCCGGTTCTGGTACTTCTTGGCCACGGAGATGACGAACCGGAGGTTCCGCTTCACCAGCTCCTGGAGCGCGTCCTGGTCGCCGGCTCGGATCTTCTTCGCGAGGTCGATCTCCTCCGTTCCCTTGAGGAGCGGATACGTCGACACCTCGTAGAGATATTGATCGAGGATGTCGCGTTCGGGTTCGTTCGGAGCGATCCCAGCGGGGGCCGAGCGACGGCGTCGACGCTTGAGTTCGGTCATGGTTGCAGATTGCCCTCGCGCCCAGCGGCGCGATTGGAGTCGTGTCTTGTCGTTTAAGGAGCGGCGGCCAGCCAACGATACCGCGACGCTACGGTCTAACTATGCTGCACTGCTCTGCTGCTCCGCTGTGCTGCGGTACACAGCCCGCGTGGCGCCCGTTCCACCAACCAGACCTGCTACGTCGACACTACGCGCACCTTTCGAAGCGAGTTACGAGAGGCGCTGCAAAATACCGGCCTTTCGATTTTGCGCCAGTCCCAATTCGTTGACACTCGCCGATACCCCCGGCTATACTTGGTGGTTCCGGGAAAACCGGTGGACGGGCCGACAGGTAGACGGGTGGACAGCGAGCGATTCTTGTGCGCGCGAACGACTCTCGTCTGTAGCAGTGGCCGTCCACCTGTCGAGCGGTCCACCTGTCCACCCGGTTTTGGGGGCGTAGCTCAGTTGGGAGAGCGCTTGAATGGCATTCAAGAGGTCAGGGGTTCGATTCCCCTCGCCTCCACTGGCGAGGCGAATCGAAGCGTAGGACGCCCTCGCTGTTGGGATGAAAGTTGGGACGAACGGTTTGGTAGATTCCGTCGTTGTCGGAACGTGATCGGACGCACCAGTCGTATTAGTTCTGCGGGAATAGCTCAGTTGGTAGAGCACAACCTTGCCAAGGTTGGGGTCGCGGGTTCGAGTCCCGTTTCCCGCTCTCCACGTCAGCGGGGGCTCGAGTCGTCTGTGGCGGTTGAGTTCGGCTCTGGTCTCCGCGGATTTCGGGCGGTTAGCTCAGTTGGTTAGAGCGCCACGTTGACATCGTGGAGGTCACAAGTTCGAGTCTTGTACCGCCCATGCGCCCATAGCTCAATTGGATAGAGCATCTGACTACGGATCAGAAGGTTGGAGGTTCGAGTCCTTCTGGGCGCGCTAGACGGCGGTTGGATCGCCGGCGGTAAGAAAAGTCGGCGGGGCGTAGCTTAGCCCGGTAGAGCGCCTGCTTCGGGAGCAGGAGGTCGCTGGTTCAAATCCAGTCGCCCCGACCACCTTTCTATTGAAGAGCGGCCACGTTCGCCATCGCGGACGTGGCCGCTAATGCTCTACCCCGGATTTACCCCGGGTGCGCGCCGAGGGCATCGGACATCGTGGCGCCGGCGCGCGGCAACTGCAACGTGAACCGCGACCCGACGCCGACGGTGCTCTCGACTGTCAGATCGCCCTTCATCGCGCGCGCCAGGTCGCGGCTGATCGTCAGCCCCAAGCCAACCCCGCCGCGCCGCTCGGTCAGCCCGTTCGCCAGCTGAACAAAGGGTTCGAAGATCGCCACCAACTTCTCGCCGGGAATTCCAGGACCGGCGTCGGCCACGCAAATCCTCACGGTCTGCGGCGTCGCGGCGAAGGTGAGCGTGATCTGCCCGCCGTCGGCTGTCGCGTATTTGACCGCGTTCATGATGAGATTCAGAAGAATCTGCCGCGCGCGGTCCGGATCGACCCACATCATCGCGTCGACATC
Protein-coding sequences here:
- a CDS encoding AraC family transcriptional regulator: MTPSPIHVDYSAVSVLPPPAIVLYAQRERTRALMKTAFPRRRARVLVTRSVVDFQMAFKSELVDAAVVDIGSAHEDTWRVASLAREYPSIPFFGLAALRTADGPALAQCAAYEFADVLVDGVDESAAREVVQPLAFSSRFARALDRPPRPLALESPLQSTAWRFVVSHAGRPVRTSSLAKVLQVTREHLSRSFAAGGGPNLKRIIDLVRIIAAAELAKNPGYDLRDVANILGFASSSHLASTASRVVGTRAASLTRLRTVDLVDRFVKGHGRSRG
- a CDS encoding RNA polymerase sigma factor RpoD/SigA, with the protein product MTELKRRRRRSAPAGIAPNEPERDILDQYLYEVSTYPLLKGTEEIDLAKKIRAGDQDALQELVKRNLRFVISVAKKYQNRGLPLIDLIGEGNVGLLTAARKFDPDQGVKFISYAVWWIRQAILSALARQGRTVRVPLNRTADLSRIIKASEILRQKLNREPSPEELSQLTGLSVDVVQSLAALNTSDVRLDAPMDPEGDRSLIERFVADEMPDTEEEAMNRFLTDEIEQALSTLPPRDAKVLRLYFGLEGGREHTLEEIGSMLGVTRERVRQLRDRALKRLREGDVGRALGSFAA
- a CDS encoding glycosyltransferase N-terminal domain-containing protein; translated protein: MRFPVQLGYRALAQIARGAALVTPDSGSKVLRSLRARRGIRSRYRRWGAAHRDPSRPLLWMHAPSVGEGLQARPVLELARARRPDAQIAYTFFSPSAAAFARSLDVDFTDYLPFDTPGDARAALDALQPTALVFSKLDVWPMITREARERGVHLGLVSATLARESSRRSLGANALLHDAYAALDVVGAIDEADADRLVQLGVRPQTITVTGDTRYDQVWARAQSVDRDSTLLRRLRGGGAIIVAGSTWPSDEAVLLPAYEAVRRSNGDTRLVIAAHEPTEKHVAELLAWAERSSLRADRLGDATSDTDVVIVDRVGVLGDLYALADVAFVGGGFHAAGLHSVLEPAAFGAPVLYGPRFQNSRDAALLAQRHGGAPVADAAEAERRLRFWITDPVARREAGDFARALVRSGVGAAERSFALVERLLR
- the atpG gene encoding ATP synthase F1 subunit gamma, which codes for MAKGRELKGRIKSVENTRKITRTLEMVATSKLKRTQDRVAAARPYAQALRDVIGSLYSPDLADQFPLLRQPAKMKRAAVMLMTANRGLAGAFNANLIKEARATIARLERDGVEVDVHVVGRKGLGYFRYVGRKVAASRTDIGDRPTAAEAAELVNDLTTAFSRGEIDGVYVIYPNFKSVLSAPPATVQVLPVTPPASDAKRRDYILAPDANAILGELLPLYVRNAVYRALVEMTAAFYAAQRTAMKNATDNATDMLKILGRTYNRARQANITQEIAEIVGGAAALQG
- the atpD gene encoding F0F1 ATP synthase subunit beta — encoded protein: MATATAIHNIGKVVQVIGPVLDVEFEAEHLPELYNALDITGKAPDGGDIHVVSEVQQHIGRNQVRAVAMSSTDSIVRGMEVVDTGGPISVPVGKAALGRILNVLGEPVDNGPAIPKDVERWPIHRKRPDFVNLEPKTEVFETGIKVIDLIAPFVKGGKIGLFGGAGVGKTVVIQELINNVAKGHGGRSVFCGVGERTREGNDLYLEFKEAGILNQVALIYGQMNEPPGARLRVGLAGLTVAEYFRDQENADVLVFIDNIFRFTQAGSEVSALLGRMPSAVGYQPTLATEMGDLQERITSTRNGSITSVQAIYVPADDITDPAPATAFAHLDATVVLSRAITELGIYPAVDPLASSSRILDAQFIGDRHYKVATDVQRILQRYKELQDIIAILGMDELSEEDKRIVGRARRIQRFMSQPFAVAEQFTGIKGKYVKLEETVSSFERVVAGEFDNLPEQAFFMAGAIDDVVENAKKLQA
- the atpA gene encoding F0F1 ATP synthase subunit alpha → MATDTTLRPGEIKDILLRQIEAADLHELDVEEVGTLLEVKDGIARIYGLQKAMAGEMLDITSSETGNHVTALALNLEEDNIGAVVLGDYLQLKEGDEVRRTSRVLEVPVGPALVGRVVDALGTPLDGLGDIRATTSRKVESPAPGIIVRQPVKEPLQTGLKAIDSMIPIGRGQRELIIGDRAIGKTAVAIDTIINQKGQGVICVYVAIGQKASTVASVVERLKQAGAMEYTIVVVASASDPAPMQYIAPYSGCAMAEYFMYHEGKPTLCVYDDLSKQAAAYRQLSLVLRRPPGREAFPGDVFYLHSRLLERAAKISEDPSVVDGKFILKPGGSLTALPVIETQAGDVSAYIPTNVISITDGQIFLESDLFFAGVRPAINAGISVSRVGGSAQIKAMKSVAGRLRLDLAQFRELEAFAAFASDLDAATRRQLDRGARTVEVLKQGQYQPMPVEQQVMIIFAVTNGFIDDVPVAGVREWEKGFHAYMAANFPQVGEGIRTGKTLTKEIEADLRRGIEAYKKTAVTTKPAGITKANL
- a CDS encoding four helix bundle protein, translated to MAGTVRDLKVWQEAVALAAETVRSARQSARRETKVLTDHIMISALAAAGAIADGYGRYTAPEQRQLYRSAKRELLRLETQLAIARQADLMSAHTHADLSARIQGVNRLLGGYLVYLERQLEAANQGKEAKVEQ
- a CDS encoding ABC transporter ATP-binding protein; the protein is MIRLVDVYKSFGPKRVLQGFTLDINEGETMVIIGYSGTGKSVAIKHIVGLLEPDSGQVFVDDLEVPRLSRRDLYALRARIGYVFQFAALFDSFTVGDNVAMGLRKQQELSENEIHQRVMEALELVDLPAVVDRYPAELSGGMRKRVGIARAIALRPKYILYDEPTTGLDPVTSAVIDQLMIRMREKLGVTGIVITHDMRSAYTVGTRIAMLYDGKVRQVGSVNEIRDTTDPIVRQFIDGKPNLDSDEGPDHATTERFVQAVAAETPADRRSGVERRN